The stretch of DNA AGGGTGAGCCGGCGACGACGTAGAAGAAGACCGCGCGACCGGCCGGTGCGGGAAGGTCGACATGGCCCCCCGCCTCGAGCGCGACGGTCATCATCGCAACATCGGTCAGCGACTCGAACGGGCCCTGCGTATCGCCGAACGCGCCCGAAATCAGGTTCACGACGCCCCCTTCGACGGGGATGGCGGGAATGTCCTCGCGCTGGAGGCCGGCATAAGCGGGCTTGGTCATCTTGAGGCGGCCGGGGAGGTTTACCCACAGCTGCAGGATTTCCAGCGGGCCGCCGTCGCGCTTGAACGAGGCTGGCGATATTTCGGCGTGGATCAGGCCCGAGCCCGCCGTCATCCACTGGATGCCGCCCGCGCGGATGACGCTTTCGTGGCCGCCACTGTCGATATGCGCCATTTCGCCCTCAAGGATGAAGCTGACCGTCTCGAACCCACGGTGCGGATGC from Sphingomonas sp. HMP9 encodes:
- a CDS encoding pirin family protein; amino-acid sequence: MRQFLRQYPAQRDDIADLVTRRPLPGPGLPQVDPFLFLNHHGPQTYRPGNSGLPFGPHPHRGFETVSFILEGEMAHIDSGGHESVIRAGGIQWMTAGSGLIHAEISPASFKRDGGPLEILQLWVNLPGRLKMTKPAYAGLQREDIPAIPVEGGVVNLISGAFGDTQGPFESLTDVAMMTVALEAGGHVDLPAPAGRAVFFYVVAGSPSANGTLVKPHHLATFAMDGDTIAVTAQAPATILYGHADPIGEPVVSHGPFVMTTREEIVRAIDDYNAGLFGKPPVIR